The genomic stretch CCGGCCGGTGGTGCCCGACGAATACAGCATGTCATAGCCGGCGACCTGGTCGGCGATCGGTCTGGCCGGCTGCGCGCCGGCCTCGCGGTCCCAGGAGCGGAAGCCCGGCGAGGGCTCGTCGACCATGAAGAAGGCGACGTCCGGCGCGGCGCCGACCAATGGTGTGATCACCTCGCCGCCCTTCGGCGAGGTGATCACGACCTTGGCGCCGCAATCCTGGACGATATAGGCGATCTCGTCCGGCTTCAAATAGCGGCTGATTGCGGTGTAATACAGGCCCGCGCGCTGCGCCGCCCAGCAGATCTCCATGAAGGCCAGCCGGTTCTCCATCAGCAGCGCGACGTGATCGCCGGCCTTGAGACCGAGCGCGCGGAACAGCTGCGCGCCCTGATTGGAGAGCTCGTCGAGCTCGCGATAGGTGATGGCCTTGCCGGAGCCGGCCATCTGATAGGCGATTTTGTCGGGCTGGGTCTTGGCGTGGATCGACGGATGGGTCATGGGCGAGTCCTCATTGATCGATATTGGCGGATGGGTCCGCTCGATTTGTTGTTGCTCAGTTTGCGGGATGATGCCGGTCGGCTCAACCCGTCACGCGGTACCACAGGCTAAGGAGTGCGCCGCATCCTCGGCGCCTCATGGTGAGGAGCGCGCAGCTTTGCGCGCGTCTCGAACCATGAGGATGGTCGGCCTCATCCTTCGAGACGCCCGACTTCGCCCTTCGGGCTTCGCCGGGCTCCTCAGGATGAGGGACGCCCTCTAGGGACGCTTTCTACAGCCGCTCGACGATGGTGACATTGGCCATGCCACCACCTTCGCACATTGTCTGCAAGCCGTAGCGCTTGTTCTGCTGCTTCAGCGCATGGACCAGCGTGGTCATCAGCTTGGTGCCGGAGCCGCCCAGCGGATGGCCGAGCGCGATCGCGCCGCCATTGACGTTGAGCCTTGCGGGATTGGCGCCGGTGGTCTTCAGCCAGGCCGCCGGCACCGAGGCGAAGGCTTCGTTGACCTCGAACAGGTCGATGTCGTCGATCTTCATGCCGGCCTTTTTCAGCGCGCGTTCGGTGGCCGGCAAGGGGGCTTCCAGCATGATCACCGGATCGCCGCCGATCATGGTCATATGATGGATCCGCGCCATCGGCGCGATGCCGAGCTGCTTGAGCCCTTTCTCATTGACGATCATAACGCCAGAGGCGCCGTCGCAGATCTGGCTGGCGGAGGCGGCCGAGAGTTTGCCGCCTTCCTGGATCAGCTTGACCGCCTTGATGCCGTCGAGCGTGGCGTCGAAGCGGATGCCCTCGTCGATGTGATGGGTGTCGGTGGAGCCGTCGGCGCGGGTGATCTGCAGCGGCACGATCTCGTCCTTGAACCGGCCCGCTTGCGTCGCGGCGATCGCGCGCCGATGGCTGTTATAAGCGAATTCGTCGAGTTCGTCCTTCGACAGCCCGTATTTCTCCGCCATCATTTCGGCGCCGCTGAACTGGCTGAACTGGATGTTGGGATAGAGCGTCTCCATCCGCGGGCTCTTGTAATTGCCCATGCCGGCCTTGGCGGCGAGAATGCTGGGCGAGCCCATCGGCACCCTTGTCATGCTCTCGACGCCGGCCGCGATCACGATATCCATGGTGCCCGCCATCACCGCCTGGGCGGCGAAATGCAGCGCCTGCTGCGAGGAGCCGCACTGCCGGTCGATCGAGGTGCCGGGCACGCTTTCCGGCAGCTTCGAGGCCAGCACTGCATTGCGCCCGACATTGACCGCCTGCTCGCCACCCTGGCCGACGCAGCCCATCAACACGTCTTCGACCGCCGCCGGATCGACGCCGGAACGCTCGACCAGCGAATCGAGC from Rhodopseudomonas sp. BAL398 encodes the following:
- a CDS encoding acetyl-CoA C-acetyltransferase, whose amino-acid sequence is MAEAYIVAAARTAGGRRGGRLAGWHPVDLAASVLDSLVERSGVDPAAVEDVLMGCVGQGGEQAVNVGRNAVLASKLPESVPGTSIDRQCGSSQQALHFAAQAVMAGTMDIVIAAGVESMTRVPMGSPSILAAKAGMGNYKSPRMETLYPNIQFSQFSGAEMMAEKYGLSKDELDEFAYNSHRRAIAATQAGRFKDEIVPLQITRADGSTDTHHIDEGIRFDATLDGIKAVKLIQEGGKLSAASASQICDGASGVMIVNEKGLKQLGIAPMARIHHMTMIGGDPVIMLEAPLPATERALKKAGMKIDDIDLFEVNEAFASVPAAWLKTTGANPARLNVNGGAIALGHPLGGSGTKLMTTLVHALKQQNKRYGLQTMCEGGGMANVTIVERL